In Maridesulfovibrio sp., a single genomic region encodes these proteins:
- a CDS encoding calcium-binding protein, producing the protein MKKGFSCILAFIVLMMMSSAVFAADYPEIRGSWVGTVKMMKKDGTTITSKALFVINKQDGSLFAGYKAWFGAKSDYAITEGFSGVIGADKVSLYLAEHEDGYTQGTLTSPQTMSLYYLENGRKAKAIYYQMERIRFSRAFVDIDKDGSKTIIRSEIVNVYPLNAERIMREADVNKDGKLSKEEWDNWKKDK; encoded by the coding sequence ATGAAAAAAGGATTCAGCTGCATCCTGGCTTTTATTGTACTCATGATGATGAGTTCGGCCGTTTTTGCCGCGGATTATCCCGAAATTCGCGGTTCCTGGGTCGGTACAGTGAAGATGATGAAGAAAGACGGAACAACAATAACATCCAAGGCGCTATTTGTAATAAATAAACAGGATGGGTCTCTTTTTGCCGGCTACAAGGCCTGGTTCGGCGCTAAATCCGATTATGCGATAACTGAAGGTTTTTCCGGTGTGATCGGGGCGGATAAAGTCAGTCTTTATCTGGCCGAACATGAGGATGGATATACTCAGGGAACCCTGACTTCACCCCAGACCATGAGTCTTTATTATCTGGAAAACGGACGGAAGGCCAAGGCCATATATTACCAGATGGAAAGAATTCGTTTTTCCCGTGCATTTGTGGACATAGACAAAGACGGAAGCAAGACGATCATCCGCTCGGAAATTGTCAACGTTTACCCCCTCAACGCCGAGCGGATTATGCGTGAAGCTGATGTGAACAAGGATGGAAAGCTCAGCAAGGAAGAATGGGACAACTGGAAAAAAGACAAATAG
- a CDS encoding amino acid ABC transporter ATP-binding protein encodes MIHIKDLHKSFGDLEVIKGIDLHVKPGEVVCIIGPSGSGKSTVLRCINKLEVPTSGTIVVDGKDIMASGTDINSVRAEAGMVFQQFNLFPHMTILENVTLGPVKVRKMSKNDADELGLSLLDKVDLKSKARNYPDQLSGGQKQRVAIARSLALQPKVILFDEPTSALDPELVGEVLEVMQQLAREGMTMVVVTHEMGFAKEVADRLIFIDQGIIQEEGDPTAVFANPKNPRLKDFLSKVVSHI; translated from the coding sequence ATGATACATATTAAAGATCTGCATAAAAGTTTCGGAGACCTTGAAGTCATCAAAGGTATTGACCTGCACGTAAAGCCCGGAGAGGTCGTCTGTATCATCGGTCCTTCCGGTTCGGGAAAATCCACTGTTCTGCGTTGTATCAACAAGCTTGAAGTTCCTACTTCCGGCACCATTGTCGTGGACGGAAAGGACATAATGGCTTCCGGTACCGACATTAACAGTGTGCGTGCCGAGGCCGGGATGGTTTTCCAGCAGTTCAACCTGTTTCCGCACATGACCATTCTTGAAAATGTGACCCTGGGGCCGGTCAAGGTCCGCAAGATGTCCAAAAATGATGCCGATGAACTCGGGCTTTCCCTTCTGGACAAAGTCGACCTCAAGAGCAAGGCCAGGAATTATCCCGACCAGCTTTCCGGTGGACAGAAGCAGCGCGTGGCTATCGCCCGTTCTTTGGCGCTGCAGCCCAAAGTGATTCTTTTCGATGAACCTACTTCCGCTCTTGACCCTGAACTGGTTGGAGAAGTTCTTGAAGTTATGCAGCAACTCGCCCGCGAAGGCATGACGATGGTTGTGGTCACTCACGAGATGGGTTTCGCGAAGGAAGTTGCAGACCGGTTGATCTTTATCGACCAGGGGATCATTCAGGAAGAGGGCGATCCGACTGCTGTTTTTGCCAATCCGAAGAATCCTCGTCTGAAGGATTTTCTGAGCAAAGTGGTCTCTCACATCTGA
- a CDS encoding amino acid ABC transporter permease — protein sequence MAFEFDYTVFWDTFPMLMRGLKLTIEITIGGLFLGFLLGSAAGLMKLARSFLIRKVAGVYVEAIRGTPMLVQAMFLYYGVPMAIGMRIPPITAGIIIIAVNSGAYIAEIVRGAVQSINPGQVEAGRSIGLTRMQTMRYIIWPQALKRMIPPLGNQFIISLKDTSLLMVIGVGELMRTGQEITSVNFRAFEVYLSVACVYLVMTLSISYAMRLIENRLNTGRR from the coding sequence ATGGCTTTTGAATTCGACTACACGGTTTTCTGGGATACTTTTCCCATGCTCATGCGTGGGCTTAAGCTTACCATAGAAATTACAATCGGCGGATTGTTTCTGGGGTTTCTGCTCGGCAGTGCTGCGGGGTTGATGAAGCTTGCCCGTTCTTTTCTGATCCGCAAGGTTGCAGGCGTATATGTGGAAGCCATCAGGGGGACTCCCATGCTGGTTCAGGCCATGTTTTTATATTACGGGGTACCCATGGCCATAGGTATGCGCATCCCGCCGATAACGGCCGGTATCATTATCATAGCCGTGAATTCAGGTGCCTACATTGCGGAGATTGTCCGTGGGGCTGTGCAGTCGATTAATCCGGGGCAGGTTGAGGCCGGAAGGTCCATCGGACTGACCAGAATGCAGACCATGCGATACATTATCTGGCCTCAGGCGCTCAAGCGGATGATACCGCCTCTCGGCAACCAGTTTATCATCAGCCTCAAGGATACTTCACTTCTCATGGTCATAGGGGTCGGGGAACTCATGCGTACGGGGCAGGAAATCACCTCTGTCAATTTTCGTGCATTTGAAGTCTATCTGTCCGTGGCCTGTGTTTACCTTGTTATGACCCTTTCCATTTCCTACGCCATGCGCTTGATCGAAAACAGGCTTAATACCGGACGGAGATAA
- the glnH gene encoding glutamine ABC transporter substrate-binding protein GlnH codes for MKKLLILVVAALLSAVMVGSAFAGKLTVACDTSFPPFEFKDPATGKHTGFDVELWQAIAGKIGLEYDLQPMDFNGIIPGLQSNQVDVGIAGITIKPERAKVVDFSDGYYNSGLLILVKSDNDSVNGIEDLKGKVIATKLNTTSAEFAKKAGASDVKLYPNSDAMFMELMTGGADAVIFDSPVIGDFMRKAGKGQVKVVGPLYNGQQYGIAFPKGSQLVSKVNKALKELRDEGKYRELYIKWFGSEPK; via the coding sequence ATGAAAAAATTGCTGATACTTGTTGTCGCCGCACTTCTCTCTGCGGTTATGGTCGGATCTGCTTTTGCCGGTAAACTTACCGTTGCCTGCGACACCAGCTTCCCTCCCTTTGAGTTCAAGGACCCTGCAACTGGTAAACATACCGGGTTTGATGTTGAACTGTGGCAGGCTATCGCCGGTAAAATAGGTCTTGAGTACGACCTGCAGCCCATGGATTTCAACGGAATCATCCCCGGCCTGCAGTCGAATCAGGTTGATGTGGGTATCGCCGGTATCACCATCAAACCCGAACGTGCAAAAGTTGTTGATTTTTCCGATGGCTACTACAATTCCGGTCTGCTCATTCTGGTCAAATCCGATAACGATTCCGTTAATGGTATCGAGGATCTGAAGGGCAAGGTTATTGCCACCAAGCTGAATACCACTTCCGCTGAATTCGCCAAGAAGGCCGGTGCAAGTGATGTAAAGCTCTATCCCAACAGCGATGCCATGTTCATGGAACTGATGACCGGCGGTGCCGATGCCGTTATCTTTGATTCTCCGGTAATCGGTGATTTCATGCGTAAGGCAGGTAAAGGACAGGTCAAGGTTGTAGGTCCTCTCTACAACGGTCAGCAGTACGGCATTGCCTTCCCCAAAGGCAGCCAGCTTGTTTCCAAGGTTAACAAGGCACTCAAGGAATTGCGTGACGAAGGCAAATATCGCGAACTCTACATCAAGTGGTTTGGTAGCGAACCTAAATAG
- a CDS encoding glutamine synthetase III encodes MSSNLSRQGAISAVTQYAAPEASFSFADTKPTELFGCNVFNDKVMKDRLPKSVYKSLKKTIEKGAAIDPSIADTVATAMKEWAMEKGATHYTHVFYPLTGLTAEKHDSFLSPDGKGNAIAEFEGKLLIQGEPDASSFPNGGLRATFEARGYTAWDVTSPAYILENPNGTFLCIPTAFISWKGEALDKKTPLLRAGQAVNTSAQRILKIFGDKSGNRVVSNAGPEQEYFLVDRNFFFARPDLMMSGRTLFGAKPAKGQELDDHYFGAVPRRVLSFMMDVEHELYKLGVPVKTRHNEVAPGQFEIAPVYEQSNIATDHNQMVMTTLKSVAKRHGMACLLHEKPFAGINGSGKHLNYSLSCSGHGSLFDPGDNPHENAQFLIFCAAVIRSVHKYSKLLRAVVATASNDHRLGANEAPPAIMSVYLGDQLSEIMNKIQEGGSPTPTSSGFLKAGVDTLPPLPRDAGDRNRTSPFAFTGNRFEFRAVGSHLSIAGPQVALNTMLAESLDYIADELEAFMGGDESKLNDAVNKVIKDIMDAHSPVIFNGDGYSDAWHKEAVEERGLPNLRTSVDALPVISSSEVVDLFTKYSVFTKEELESREEIYLEQYNQAIVTEAALVSKLSKTHILPGAVRYQKELAETCAAMKAIGVEFTTGTLEDVTAKLRGLQAATIALDKIMAEKPEGEVAEEAKYLCDITLPAMLEVRKYADQLEEVVADDLWCLPSYSEMLFIK; translated from the coding sequence ATGAGTTCAAACCTCTCCCGTCAGGGCGCAATCTCCGCAGTAACCCAATATGCTGCACCTGAAGCTTCCTTCAGCTTTGCCGACACCAAACCCACCGAACTCTTCGGCTGCAACGTCTTCAACGACAAAGTGATGAAGGACAGACTTCCCAAGAGTGTCTACAAGTCCCTGAAAAAGACCATTGAAAAGGGTGCTGCAATCGACCCTTCCATCGCCGACACCGTTGCCACCGCAATGAAAGAATGGGCCATGGAAAAAGGTGCAACCCATTATACTCATGTTTTCTATCCCCTGACCGGTCTCACCGCTGAAAAACACGACAGCTTCCTTTCCCCCGACGGTAAAGGCAACGCTATCGCCGAATTCGAAGGTAAACTGCTCATCCAGGGTGAACCCGATGCTTCCAGCTTCCCCAACGGCGGCCTGCGTGCCACCTTTGAAGCTCGCGGCTACACTGCATGGGACGTTACCAGCCCTGCTTATATCCTTGAAAACCCCAACGGAACTTTCCTGTGCATTCCCACCGCCTTCATTTCCTGGAAAGGTGAAGCACTCGACAAGAAGACCCCTCTGCTCAGAGCAGGTCAGGCCGTAAACACCTCCGCTCAGCGCATCCTGAAAATCTTCGGTGACAAATCCGGCAACCGCGTAGTTTCCAACGCCGGTCCCGAACAGGAATACTTCCTCGTTGACAGAAACTTTTTCTTCGCACGTCCCGACCTCATGATGTCCGGCAGAACCCTTTTCGGCGCCAAGCCAGCAAAAGGACAGGAACTTGACGACCACTACTTCGGTGCAGTTCCCCGCCGCGTTCTTTCCTTCATGATGGACGTTGAACACGAACTCTACAAACTCGGTGTTCCGGTAAAAACCCGTCACAACGAAGTTGCCCCCGGCCAGTTCGAAATCGCACCGGTTTACGAACAGTCCAACATTGCCACCGACCACAACCAGATGGTCATGACCACTCTCAAAAGCGTGGCCAAAAGGCACGGCATGGCCTGCCTGCTGCATGAAAAACCCTTCGCAGGCATCAACGGATCCGGTAAGCACCTCAACTACTCCCTGAGCTGCTCCGGCCACGGTTCCCTCTTCGATCCGGGCGACAATCCGCATGAAAACGCACAGTTCCTCATCTTCTGCGCCGCAGTTATCCGCTCCGTACACAAGTACAGCAAGCTCCTGCGTGCAGTTGTAGCCACCGCTTCCAACGATCACCGCCTCGGTGCAAACGAAGCTCCTCCGGCTATCATGTCCGTATATCTGGGCGACCAGCTTTCCGAAATCATGAACAAAATCCAGGAAGGCGGCTCCCCCACCCCCACCTCCAGCGGCTTCCTCAAAGCAGGTGTCGACACCCTGCCCCCGCTGCCCAGAGATGCCGGCGACCGTAACCGCACCAGCCCGTTCGCCTTCACCGGCAACCGCTTTGAATTCCGTGCAGTAGGTTCCCACCTCTCTATCGCAGGTCCTCAGGTTGCCCTGAACACCATGCTTGCGGAATCTCTCGACTACATCGCTGATGAACTCGAAGCATTCATGGGCGGAGACGAATCCAAGCTCAACGATGCTGTCAACAAAGTCATCAAAGACATCATGGATGCTCACTCCCCAGTCATCTTCAATGGCGACGGATACTCTGACGCATGGCACAAGGAAGCAGTTGAAGAACGTGGTCTTCCCAACCTGCGTACCTCCGTTGACGCTCTGCCCGTAATTTCTTCCTCCGAAGTTGTTGACCTGTTCACCAAGTACAGCGTCTTCACCAAGGAAGAACTCGAAAGCCGCGAAGAAATCTATCTGGAACAGTACAACCAGGCTATCGTTACCGAAGCAGCTCTGGTCAGCAAACTCTCCAAAACCCATATTCTTCCCGGTGCAGTTCGCTACCAGAAAGAACTGGCTGAAACCTGCGCTGCAATGAAAGCAATCGGCGTGGAATTCACCACCGGTACTCTTGAAGATGTTACCGCTAAACTCCGCGGCCTGCAGGCAGCCACCATCGCTCTCGACAAAATCATGGCAGAAAAACCCGAAGGCGAAGTTGCTGAAGAAGCAAAATACCTCTGCGACATCACCCTTCCTGCCATGCTTGAAGTTCGCAAATACGCTGATCAGCTTGAAGAAGTTGTTGCAGACGACCTCTGGTGCCTGCCCAGCTACTCTGAAATGCTCTTCATCAAATAA
- a CDS encoding ferredoxin-thioredoxin reductase catalytic domain-containing protein, whose product MSQPTEKSLALITNYVKKNCARTGLQLHPMEDVSEAVITGLAMHLDQLKRPLCPCRFYPDKQVAVDEREWLCPCADMKHYKYCHCMLFVTESGMPVTEHLPEDHEGRLTYGLIADPAPDKWRRIKKESE is encoded by the coding sequence TTGTCTCAGCCTACAGAAAAGAGCCTGGCTCTTATAACCAACTATGTTAAGAAGAATTGTGCCCGTACCGGGCTTCAACTCCACCCCATGGAAGATGTTTCCGAAGCAGTCATAACCGGCCTCGCCATGCATCTTGATCAGCTTAAAAGGCCGCTTTGTCCTTGCCGTTTTTATCCGGACAAGCAGGTTGCGGTGGATGAACGTGAATGGCTCTGCCCCTGTGCGGACATGAAGCATTACAAGTATTGCCACTGTATGCTTTTTGTTACCGAGAGCGGAATGCCGGTTACGGAACACCTTCCCGAGGATCACGAAGGAAGGCTTACTTACGGGCTGATCGCAGACCCTGCCCCTGATAAGTGGCGCAGGATCAAAAAAGAATCCGAATAG
- a CDS encoding PH domain-containing protein yields the protein MGILNGLMGNASEVEVGEVQEELAPILGDSEQVERAFKVIRDMFVFTGARLILIDKQGLTGKKVEYLSIPYKSITTFSVETAGHFDMDSELTLWISGRHEPLKKELKKGTDVVGIQKLLANKMFK from the coding sequence ATGGGAATTTTGAACGGCCTGATGGGCAACGCCAGCGAAGTGGAAGTCGGAGAAGTTCAGGAAGAACTCGCTCCCATTCTCGGCGACAGCGAACAGGTAGAAAGAGCTTTCAAAGTCATTCGCGACATGTTCGTATTCACCGGCGCAAGACTGATACTCATAGACAAGCAGGGACTCACCGGAAAGAAAGTCGAATACCTTTCTATTCCATACAAATCGATTACTACATTTTCAGTTGAAACCGCAGGTCATTTCGACATGGACTCGGAACTGACCCTCTGGATTTCCGGACGGCATGAACCGCTCAAGAAAGAACTCAAGAAAGGGACCGATGTTGTAGGCATACAGAAGCTGCTTGCAAACAAGATGTTTAAATAA
- a CDS encoding UbiD family decarboxylase, with the protein MGYKNTQECIAALESRGELLRINQEIDPYLEAGAIQRRVFQAGGPALLFTNIKGCRFPMLANLFGTKDRLHFLFRDTVETVERLMKLKLSPMEALKRPWKYIKAPVTAYHTMPRKTGSGPVMENNTTISELPQVISWPNDGGAFITLPQVYSENPEQPGFAGSNMGMYRVQISGNDYTQNKEIGLHYQIHRGIGAHHALAMKNGQELKVNIFVGGPPSMSVAAVMPLPEGLAEIFFAGALGGHRIPVVTAPNGLPIPAEADFCICGTIGGEQKKEGPFGDHIGYYSLAHDFPVMKVDAVYHRNDAVWPFTTVGRPPQEDTMFGDFIHELTAELVPSVFTGVREVHAVDAAGVHPLLLAVGSERYVPYAEERQPQELLTNAMALLGNTQTALAKYVLIGAQEDLPDSVNCHNVPAFFNHLLERVDLTRDLHFITRTTIDTLDYSGNNLNEGSKLILAAAGRPKRTLSGRPPSGLNLPDGFGDIRIPAAGIMVIRGPQNSSGRLEQDSRLEKLGEYLHHVPGIEGFPLIVVADDANFTARTWENFLWVTFTRSDPAKDIYGVGLRNNAKHWGADKAVIIDARIKPHHAPALEDDPEVEKRVDALAGPGGPLHGII; encoded by the coding sequence ATGGGATACAAAAATACGCAGGAGTGCATTGCCGCACTGGAAAGCCGCGGAGAGCTGCTCCGCATCAATCAGGAAATAGACCCGTACCTGGAAGCTGGAGCAATCCAGCGCAGAGTTTTCCAGGCCGGCGGCCCTGCCCTTCTGTTCACCAATATCAAGGGCTGCCGATTCCCGATGCTTGCCAACCTGTTCGGAACAAAGGACAGATTGCACTTCCTGTTCCGCGATACCGTAGAGACCGTGGAACGGCTCATGAAATTAAAACTGAGCCCCATGGAAGCATTGAAACGGCCATGGAAATACATAAAAGCTCCCGTTACCGCCTACCACACCATGCCCCGGAAAACCGGTTCCGGACCGGTCATGGAAAACAACACTACTATTTCGGAGCTTCCGCAGGTAATCTCCTGGCCCAATGACGGCGGGGCTTTTATCACTCTGCCGCAGGTGTATTCGGAAAATCCGGAACAGCCGGGCTTTGCCGGATCGAATATGGGTATGTACCGTGTGCAGATATCAGGGAACGATTACACTCAGAATAAAGAAATCGGGCTGCACTATCAGATTCATCGCGGCATAGGAGCACACCATGCTCTTGCCATGAAAAACGGGCAGGAACTCAAGGTTAATATTTTCGTCGGCGGCCCCCCTTCCATGTCTGTAGCGGCTGTAATGCCCCTGCCGGAAGGACTTGCCGAAATATTTTTCGCCGGAGCACTAGGCGGGCATCGCATTCCTGTTGTCACAGCCCCTAACGGCCTGCCGATACCTGCTGAGGCCGATTTCTGCATCTGCGGAACCATCGGCGGCGAGCAGAAAAAAGAGGGACCTTTCGGGGATCATATCGGATACTACAGTCTGGCCCACGATTTTCCGGTAATGAAGGTGGACGCGGTCTATCATCGTAACGATGCCGTCTGGCCGTTTACCACTGTCGGCCGTCCTCCGCAGGAGGATACGATGTTCGGTGATTTTATCCATGAACTGACCGCCGAACTGGTGCCGTCGGTATTCACGGGGGTACGGGAAGTCCATGCAGTCGATGCTGCGGGTGTACACCCCCTTCTGCTTGCTGTGGGCAGCGAACGCTACGTGCCGTATGCAGAAGAAAGGCAGCCGCAGGAACTCCTGACCAACGCCATGGCCCTGCTTGGGAACACCCAGACTGCTCTGGCCAAATACGTGCTGATAGGGGCACAGGAAGACCTTCCCGATTCCGTAAACTGCCATAACGTACCGGCATTCTTCAATCACTTACTTGAACGTGTCGACCTGACCAGAGATCTCCATTTCATAACCAGAACAACCATCGACACACTGGATTACTCCGGCAACAACCTGAATGAAGGTTCAAAGCTGATACTGGCCGCAGCCGGAAGACCGAAAAGGACGCTGTCCGGGCGTCCACCTTCCGGACTGAATCTACCTGACGGTTTCGGCGACATACGTATTCCCGCTGCAGGGATAATGGTCATACGCGGTCCCCAAAACAGTTCCGGACGTCTGGAACAGGACAGCAGACTGGAAAAACTTGGCGAATACCTGCACCATGTTCCGGGAATCGAGGGATTTCCCTTGATCGTGGTTGCGGATGACGCCAACTTTACGGCAAGAACATGGGAAAACTTCCTGTGGGTGACATTCACCCGTTCAGACCCGGCAAAAGACATATACGGAGTCGGACTCAGGAATAATGCCAAGCACTGGGGGGCTGACAAGGCCGTCATCATCGACGCAAGGATCAAGCCTCACCATGCCCCGGCATTGGAAGATGATCCGGAAGTGGAAAAACGGGTTGACGCACTGGCCGGCCCTGGCGGACCATTGCACGGTATTATTTAA
- a CDS encoding phosphatidylserine decarboxylase produces MKEIKYMDRKTGNVLKEKVPGAGWLKWLYHNPAGKLALDMLVKRKFISRWYGWLMDTPSSRNRITEFVRDLDIDMNEILKPLDQFSSFNDFFTRELKPGCRSVDLNSESIVSPADGKITAFADMDALHTFFVKGQEFSLDSFLQDRMLSKKYAGGAMMIIRLAPADYHRFHFPAEGRTTLTRQIDGDYCSVSPYAVKDRMRIYWENKREYSELRTETAGDILMCEVGATMVGSIVQKYIPDTITGKGQLKGWFKFGGSTVILLFEKDKIRVDEDIIRNTISGYETTVKVGERIALALG; encoded by the coding sequence ATGAAAGAAATTAAATACATGGATCGCAAAACCGGAAATGTGTTAAAAGAAAAAGTTCCCGGTGCAGGATGGCTTAAATGGCTTTATCACAATCCCGCCGGTAAGCTGGCTCTGGATATGCTGGTAAAAAGAAAATTCATTTCCCGCTGGTATGGCTGGCTGATGGATACCCCTTCATCCAGGAACCGCATCACCGAATTTGTCCGCGACCTTGATATAGACATGAATGAAATACTCAAGCCGCTTGACCAATTCAGCAGCTTCAATGACTTTTTTACGCGGGAATTGAAACCGGGCTGCCGCTCTGTCGACCTCAATAGTGAATCAATTGTTTCACCAGCCGATGGCAAGATAACGGCTTTCGCAGACATGGACGCCCTGCACACTTTTTTCGTGAAAGGGCAGGAATTCTCTCTTGATTCATTTCTGCAGGACCGGATGCTGAGTAAAAAGTACGCAGGTGGAGCAATGATGATCATCAGGCTGGCTCCTGCAGATTATCACCGCTTCCACTTCCCGGCTGAAGGCAGAACCACACTCACCAGACAGATTGACGGGGATTACTGTTCTGTCTCACCGTATGCGGTGAAGGACAGGATGAGAATATATTGGGAAAACAAGCGGGAATACAGCGAACTCCGCACAGAAACAGCCGGAGACATCCTCATGTGTGAAGTCGGGGCCACCATGGTCGGGTCCATCGTGCAGAAATATATACCGGACACCATAACAGGCAAAGGGCAGCTGAAGGGTTGGTTCAAATTCGGCGGCTCAACGGTCATCCTGCTGTTTGAAAAAGACAAAATCCGAGTTGACGAGGACATAATCAGGAATACGATTTCCGGCTATGAAACAACCGTCAAAGTCGGAGAACGGATTGCGCTGGCTCTGGGCTGA
- a CDS encoding B12-binding domain-containing radical SAM protein, which produces MAKILFITFHDFYCVGIRIIASYLEEHGHDCMLLLHESEKKEIDLYPLEHPIGYQTMINGTFYGSEIDFNPISEDEQQAILDQIEKFSPDSVGISTRSYLDDFCIAFAAKIKKRLPDVLIMAGGFGPTLSYEKYLETVDVVVRGEGEEASLEIADALDAGTSWKDIGNLAYMENGSAVCNPMKAPELQLSKYPHPMFGTPKILHMSGTKFKVETFEASEFSSYTTRYNLLWGRGCVGTCSYCSGGYWRTFYKENGKTMPVRRLRDIDDVMEEFLKAKNAGFKLMGLIDEFLIAPEHLLHDFFTKYKEKIGLPFSAYVHPHIVKNHPDIFNLMVEAGLHHSTVGIQSGSKNFSKNVYNRKYSAETIMALANALSSAGVSLKYHFIGANPLETDEDFEESLQLIKKLPFDVFKDTIWYFYLAVFPKSPMLDNFGKEVFQTRDVDKWLRQGVLVYLRLLLNDEQFFRIKSLSYDELRMETYKILLNLILKGQVLGEETLKGNSLNNPPKSFLDYAINYLNGKKIYIWGTGGVYQKRKHLLKNVEIICAFDNSIKKDEKLLLDGIPVLNPCHLQEMEPLPIFIMSSYKKEIFEQAKKLNPACPIF; this is translated from the coding sequence ATGGCAAAAATATTATTTATTACTTTTCATGACTTTTATTGTGTAGGAATTCGGATAATTGCCTCGTATCTTGAAGAGCATGGTCATGATTGTATGCTTTTACTTCATGAATCTGAAAAAAAAGAAATTGATCTCTATCCGCTTGAACACCCAATCGGCTACCAAACTATGATCAATGGAACCTTTTACGGCAGTGAAATTGACTTTAACCCAATTTCTGAAGACGAACAGCAAGCCATTCTGGACCAAATAGAAAAATTTTCTCCTGACTCCGTAGGAATAAGTACCCGTAGTTATCTAGATGATTTTTGTATTGCTTTTGCGGCTAAAATCAAAAAACGACTGCCCGATGTCCTGATAATGGCCGGAGGTTTTGGTCCAACATTATCCTATGAAAAATACCTTGAAACCGTAGATGTTGTTGTGCGCGGAGAAGGAGAAGAAGCATCTCTTGAAATTGCAGATGCTCTGGACGCTGGAACATCATGGAAAGACATTGGTAACCTCGCCTACATGGAAAACGGTTCTGCCGTTTGCAACCCTATGAAAGCACCTGAACTACAGCTATCCAAATACCCACACCCCATGTTCGGAACACCAAAAATTTTACACATGTCAGGTACAAAATTTAAAGTTGAAACTTTTGAAGCCTCAGAATTTTCATCTTACACAACCAGATATAATCTTTTGTGGGGCAGAGGGTGCGTTGGCACATGCAGCTATTGTTCCGGAGGATATTGGCGTACTTTTTATAAAGAAAACGGTAAGACTATGCCTGTCAGACGATTGCGAGACATTGACGATGTCATGGAAGAATTCCTAAAAGCAAAGAACGCAGGCTTTAAACTTATGGGGTTGATTGATGAATTTCTAATTGCCCCCGAACATTTACTGCACGATTTTTTCACTAAATATAAGGAAAAAATCGGATTACCTTTTTCTGCATACGTTCATCCTCATATTGTAAAAAATCATCCGGATATATTTAATTTAATGGTTGAAGCAGGACTCCATCACAGCACCGTGGGAATACAAAGCGGATCAAAAAACTTTTCCAAAAATGTATATAATAGGAAATATTCTGCTGAAACCATAATGGCTCTTGCCAATGCATTATCGTCTGCCGGTGTCAGTCTTAAATACCACTTTATAGGCGCAAACCCACTTGAAACCGATGAAGACTTTGAAGAATCGCTACAACTTATAAAGAAACTTCCTTTCGATGTATTTAAAGATACTATTTGGTATTTTTATTTAGCAGTATTTCCAAAATCACCAATGCTTGATAATTTTGGAAAGGAAGTGTTCCAAACAAGAGATGTTGACAAATGGCTCCGCCAGGGCGTTCTGGTTTATTTAAGATTATTACTTAACGATGAGCAATTCTTCAGAATAAAGTCCCTTTCCTATGATGAATTACGTATGGAGACATATAAGATTCTTTTAAATCTGATTCTAAAAGGGCAAGTATTGGGAGAAGAGACCCTTAAGGGCAATTCGCTAAACAATCCGCCCAAAAGTTTTCTTGATTATGCTATTAATTATTTAAACGGGAAAAAAATATATATCTGGGGAACCGGAGGAGTTTATCAGAAAAGAAAACATCTACTCAAAAATGTTGAAATTATTTGCGCTTTTGACAACAGTATTAAAAAAGATGAAAAACTCCTTTTAGACGGCATTCCAGTGCTTAATCCCTGCCACTTACAAGAGATGGAACCTCTCCCAATATTTATTATGTCCAGTTATAAAAAGGAGATTTTCGAACAAGCTAAAAAACTGAACCCGGCTTGTCCTATTTTTTAG
- a CDS encoding YgdI/YgdR family lipoprotein, with the protein MKRLFFVAVLCCLLFVFAGCGSKHYTVTKADGSTVVSVGEPEFSKDSNTYKLENLDGQEVVIKREDVKEIVRNNE; encoded by the coding sequence ATGAAAAGACTTTTTTTTGTTGCAGTACTTTGTTGCCTGCTGTTTGTTTTTGCCGGATGCGGAAGCAAGCATTACACCGTGACCAAAGCGGACGGGTCGACTGTTGTGAGTGTTGGAGAGCCGGAATTTTCCAAGGATTCCAATACGTATAAACTGGAAAATCTCGACGGACAGGAAGTCGTAATCAAACGTGAAGACGTAAAGGAAATCGTTCGCAACAACGAGTAG